The Aphis gossypii isolate Hap1 chromosome 3, ASM2018417v2, whole genome shotgun sequence genome includes a region encoding these proteins:
- the LOC114127829 gene encoding pre-mRNA 3' end processing protein WDR33 — protein sequence MSISVDTSFLVPPPPINFSIPPPSTNTSIPTNYRFQGPIPLHIRGPSLGGPPRHQLNKSAPPADVDFDGKRLRKSGLRKTVDYNASLIRMLQNRVWQRDFRDRPFLQPDILYTPQLLPPQCYIDNSVNSVTTAFVKTVTNKVRCPVFCLAWTPEGRRLITGASSGEFTLWNGLTFNFETILQAHDSPVRSMVWSHNGNWMTTGDHTGFIKYWQSNMNNVKMFQAHNEAVRGISFSQSDDKFATCSDDGTIRIWDFFTNREEKILRGHGADVKCIDWHPHKGLLISGSKDNQQPIKLWDPKTGQSLATLHAHKSTVMDVKWNANGNWVVSASRDHLLKLFDIRNLSHEVQTFRGHKKEASTIAWHPYHENLFCSGGSDGAILFWNVGVDKFVGSVDQAHDSIVWSLAWHPLGEVLCSGSNDYTCKFWTRNRPGDKMTGKYHSVNTVSNMLKTDNMCADAQSTIPGMGLEDIDEEDSNKPLVDNNTIPLLDIASSEETTRVRQIKKIPYSKPIPKNFQKLWTEYKTNDEIIEEEAEENLGPDSDVVNNVVESLMDLIPGSRPASELKPESLLVYGQMIKVDQNSPLANAIREGRESLMRLLHSGAIPEVRQHLSFESNKDPIYSYAAKHLQKDQDLRRNQFVNNPNVNFPMNQDVDLRVNNNFNPNYGPNNFQTAPNDNFNRPVINQASNAMGYNQQPRSYFNKSHPYNNNTPNNRPSRQYGNNQNGMRNGPPPNLMDSTFSRPSTYRSNSQRPPQNYNNM from the coding sequence ATGTCCATTTCTGTGGATACATCTTTCTTGGTACCTCCACCTCCAATAAACTTTTCAATTCCGCCGCCTTCAACCAATACATCCATTCCGACGAACTACAGGTTTCAAGGTCCCATACCGTTACATATTCGTGGTCCGAGTTTGGGTGGACCACCAAGGCATCAACTGAACAAAAGTGCGCCACCAGCAGATGTGGATTTCGATGGCAAACGCTTGAGGAAATCGGGTCTCCGTAAGACTGTGGATTACAATGCATCACTAATTCGAATGCTACAAAATCGTGTTTGGCAACGAGATTTCAGAGATAGGCCATTTTTACAaccagatatattatatacacctcAACTATTACCTCCACAATGTTATATCGATAACTCCGTAAACTCAGTTACTACTGCTTTTGTCAAAACTGTTACTAATAAAGTACGGTGTCCTGTATTTTGTTTAGCATGGACACCCGAGGGTAGACGTTTAATAACTGGTGCGTCCAGCGGAGAATTTACTCTATGGAACGGATTGacgtttaattttgaaactattttGCAAGCACACGATTCACCGGTTCGTTCAATGGTATGGTCTCATAATGGTAATTGGATGACTACTGGTGACCATActggttttattaaatattggcaATCAAACATGAACAATGTCAAAATGTTTCAAGCACATAATGAAGCTGTCAGAGGTATTAGTTTTAGCCAATCAGATGACAAATTTGCAACTTGTTCAGATGATGGAACTATACGTATTTGGGACTTTTTTACTAACAGAgaagaaaaaatacttagaggACATGGAGCAGATGTAAAATGCATTGATTGGCATCCACATAAAGGTCTTTTAATTTCTGGTAGTAAAGATAATCAACAGCCAATTAAGCTGTGGGACCCAAAAACTGGACAATCATTAGCCACCTTACATGCTCATAAAAGTACAGTTATGGATGTAAAATGGAATGCCAATGGTAATTGGGTTGTGTCTGCTTCCAGAGatcatttgttaaaattattcgaTATTAGAAATCTTTCCCATGAAGTTCAAACATTCAGAGGTCATAAAAAAGAAGCTAGTACTATTGCCTGGCATCCATATCatgaaaacttattttgtagTGGTGGTTCTGATGgtgctatattattttggaatgTGGGTGTTGATAAATTTGTTGGTTCTGTTGATCAAGCTCATGATAGTATTGTTTGGTCATTAGCTTGGCATCCATTAGGTGAGGTTTTGTGTTCTGGTTCAAATGATTACACATGTAAATTTTGGACCCGAAACAGACCTGGAGATAAAATGACTGGAAAATATCATTCAGTAAATACAGTTTCTAACATGTTAAAAACAGATAATATGTGTGCTGATGCTCAATCAACTATTCCTGGAATGGGTCTTGAAGACATTGATGAAGAAGATTCTAATAAACCGTTGgttgataataataccataCCACTTTTAGATATTGCTTCTAGTGAAGAAACAACTAGAGTtcgacaaattaaaaaaattccttACTCTAAACCTATTCCtaaaaatttccaaaagtTATGGACAGAATATAAGACTAATGATGAAATAATTGAAGAAGAAGCTGAAGAAAATCTTGGCCCTGATAGTGATGTAGTTAATAATGTAGTTGAGAGTCTAATGGATTTGATACCAGGCTCCAGACCAGCAAGTGAATTAAAGCCAGAATCTCTTCTTGTTTATGGACAAATGATAAAAGTAGATCAAAATTCACCATTAGCAAATGCAATTAGGGAAGGTCGAGAATCATTAATGCGTCTTCTTCATTCTGGCGCAATTCCAGAAGTACGGCAGCATCTATCTTTTGAAAGCAACAAAGATCCAATTTATTCATATGCTGCTAAACACCTTCAAAAAGATCAAGACTTGCGTAGAAATCAATTTGTTAACAATCCGAATGTAAACTTTCCTATGAATCAAGATGTTGATCTCcgagtcaataataattttaatccaaaTTATGGccctaataattttcaaacagctcctaatgataattttaatagaccaGTTATAAATCAGGCATCTAATGCTATGGGATACAATCAACAACCGAGatcttatttcaataaatcacatccttacaataataatacaccaaaTAATAGGCCATCTCGACAGTATGGAAACAATCAAAACGGGATGCGAAATGGTCCGCCACCTAATTTAATGGACTCCACCTTTTCAAGGCCATCCACTTACAGATCAAATTCACAAAGACCACctcaaaattataacaatatgtga
- the LOC114127806 gene encoding D-2-hydroxyglutarate dehydrogenase, mitochondrial-like yields MTFNFFNVRKLCTTTALYKNVQLTKDRFPNLKRGSYAVVNSTDVDYFTNIVGVNNFISGEEVKSYNEDWLKSVSGFSKYVLKPKTTEQVSSILKYCYERGIAVCIQGGNTGLVGGSVPVFDEVILSTSAMNKIISFNKLSGVLVCQAGCVLENLMNYVQNEGFIMPFDLGAKGTCQIGGNLATNAGGLRLIKYGSLQGSVLGLQAVLADGQVLDCLNTLKKDNTGYHLKHLFIGSEGTLGIITKIAIQCPNAPKFVNASFIGLESFDKVLSFFSLVRKEFSGSLSSFELMDSVAIKSVQKNIGIKCPINDNLKFYVLVELSADNNYINHSIQEFLEKALNEEIILDATVADQPSLIQNLWKIRENIPESLLRYGYVYKYDITLPHENFYEIVPDIRRRLEKLDVKAVCGYGHLGDGNLHLNVATSEHNNEIASAIEPYVYEWTSKYKGSISAEHGIGFLKSKYLKYSKSNLEVDLMRKIKNNIDPKKILNPYKIFPQNDSN; encoded by the exons atgacgtttaatttctttaatgtTCGCAAGCTTTGTACTACGACTGccttgtataaaaatgttcagttGACTAAAGATAGATTTCCTAACTTAAAAAGAGGATCGTATGCCGTAGTAAACTCTACAGATGTTGACTATTTCACAAATATTGTAGGtgtcaacaattttatttctggTGAagaagtaaaatcttataatgAAGATTGGTTGAAATCTGTTtctg GTTTCAGTAAGTATGTGCTTAAACCAAAAACAACTGAACAGGTATCATcaattcttaaatattgttatgagcGTGGTATAGCAGTTTGTATTCAAGGTGGTAATACTGGTCTCGTTGGAGGTAGTGTTCCAGTTTTTGATGAAGTAATTTTATCCACTTCTgcgatgaataaaattattagctttaataaattatcag gtgtTTTGGTATGTCAGGCTGGATGTgtacttgaaaatttgatGAATTATGTTCAAAACGAAGGATTTATAATGCCATTTGATTTGGGTGCAAAAGGCACCTGTCAGATTGGAGGTAATTTAGCAACTAATGCTGGAGGtttaagattaattaaatacggAAGTCTACAAGGAAGTGTGTTGGGATTACAAGCG GTATTGGCTGATGGGCAAGTTTTAGATTGTCtaaatacattgaaaaaagACAATACAGGATatcatttgaaacatttgttTATTGGTTCTGAAGGAACATTgggaataattacaaaaattgctATTCAATGTCCAAATGCTCCAAAATTTGTTAATGCATCATTtattg gcTTAGAGTCATTTGATAAAGTATTGAGTTTCTTTTCATTGGTACGAAAAGAATTTTCTGGGAGTCTTTCGTCATTTGAACTGATGGATTCTGTAGCAATAAAAAGtgtgcaaaaaaatattggtattaaaTGTCCAATAAAtgacaatttgaaattttacgtTCTTGTTGAATTATCAgctgataataattacattaatcatTCCATTCaagaatttttagaaaaagctcttaatgaagaaataattttagatgctACTGTAGCAGATCAACCATCACTAATTCaa aatTTATGGAAAATCAGAGAAAATATTCCTGAAAGTTTACTAAGATATGGATATGTTTACAAGTATGATATAACTTTACCTCATGAGAACTTTTATGAGATTGTGCCTGACATAAGGAGACGATTAGAAAAACTTGATGTAAAAGCTGTTTGTGGATATGGACATTTag GTGAtggaaatttacatttaaatgtagCTACTAGtgaacataataatgaaatagctTCGGCCATTGAACCTTATGTTTATGAATGGACTAGCAAATACAAGGGAAGTATAAGTGCTGAACATGGGATTGGATTTTTAaagagtaaatatttaaaatattcaaaatccaATTTAGAAGTAGATttaatgagaaaaataaaaaataatattgatccaaaaaaaatattaaatccatACAAGATATTTCCTCAAAATGATAGTAATTGA
- the LOC114127803 gene encoding WD and tetratricopeptide repeats protein 1-like translates to MSSATNRRNILQLIRDRELNDHIRTKYALKSNLYYKCISKLGLLAQLEGHQGCVNCLQWNLNGSTLASASDDYQVILWDPFLQKVKTTIKTLHRGNIFSVKFIPSCNDDIVATGAGDWSSHTYNVTTGHKLSSCNCSHGRVKRLAVANDTPSVYWSASEDGCISQHDMRMSHECPTEKSKITLVTIYGQSGKKIEAKCLDINQLKTEQLAVGANDQYVRLYDRRMIRSLSSFTVKHSNSKNSSSEFDFVCTDNSATDTLNQFQSALQYYVPGHIHPYTEILPKKQRSYVITYLTFSPDGQELLVNYGGDYVYLYNLMDQADNAFFNIPKVMKVPREHGEGSSLDITDDPVPIPHSTLPDKVEKLKLKANYLFEKEEYTAAIYIYNEAIDIYQCSVLFSNRAAAYIKRKWEGDYYAALKDCVTALKLEPNHMKAHFRLAVCLCELGMLKDSKMYLDQFTLKYPLYENSIAYKGLQNDLKNEEAKIRERRAYPTPNYEVLHIEQVEKITSEKYFSSRSKDYLHRYYGHCNTSTDIKEANFFGNKNQFIVAGSDDGLFFVWDKHTENNLLLLKGDSSIVNCVQPHPSEFMLATSGIDNEVKLWSPLSDDVDNAFKVENYKRTARINQSRMMADPFDIIMNNMRRDILEGNESHEFHTVREQYGVDPLSDDFDCLMS, encoded by the exons ATGTCTTCGGCAACAAATCGTCGGAACATTTTACAGTTGATAAGGGATCGAGAATTAAAC GATCACATCCGcacaaaatatgcattaaaaagtaatttgtattacaaatgtatttcaaaactTGGATTACTCGCTCAATTAGAAGGACATCAAGGATGTGTTAATTGCCTACAATGGAATTTAAATGGAAG caCCTTAGCATCAGCATCTGATGACTATCAAGTAATACTGTGGGAtccatttttacaaaaagttaAAACCACTATTAAAACTTTGCACCGCGGAAACATATTTTCTGTcaag tttattcctAGTTGTAATGATGATATAGTTGCAACTGGAGCTGGTGATTGGAGTtcacatacatataatgtaacaACTGGTCATAAATTAAGCAGTTGCAATTGTTCTCATGGACGAGTAAAACGTTTGGCTGTAGCAAATGATACTCCAAGTGTTTATTGGAGTGCCTCAGAAGATGGATGTATCAG TCAACATGATATGAGAATGAGTCATGAATGTCCTacagaaaaatctaaaattacttTGGTAACCATATACGGTCAATCGGGAAAAAAGATTGAAGCTAAATGTTTAGATATAAACCAACTTAAAACTGAACAGCTTGCAGTTGGTGCTAATGATCAATATGTGAGATTGTATGACCGCAGGATGATTCGCTCACTGTCATCATTTACTGTAAAACATTCAAATTCGAAAAACTCTTCTTCAGAATTTGATTTTGTGTGTACTGATAATAGTGCAACTGATacattaaatcaatttcaatctgcacttcaatattatgtaccgGGTCACATCCATCCATACACTGAAATATTGCCCAAAAAACAAAGAAGTTatgtaattacttatttgaCTTTTAGTCCTGATGGGCAAGAGCTATTGGTTAATTATGGTGGTGATTATGTATATCTTTATAACTTAATGGATCAAGCTGATAATGCATTTTTCAACATTCCTAAAGTTATGAAAGTTCCTC GAGAACATGGAGAAGGTTCTTCTTTAGACATAACAGATGATCCAGTTCCTATTCCCCATTCGACACTACCAGATaaagtagaaaaattaaaattaaag gcaaattatttatttgaaaaagaaGAATATACTGCTgccatttacatttataatgaagCTATAGATATTTATCAATGTAGTGTACTATTTTCAAATAGAGCTGCAGCTTACATTAAAAGAAAGTGGGAAGGGGACTACTATGCAGCTCTTAAAGATTGTGTGACAGCATTAAAACTAGAGCCTAATCATATGAAAGCACATTTTCGATTGGCAGTGTGCTTGTGCGAATTGGGCATGTTAAAAgattctaaaatgtatttagatcAGTTCACGTTAAAATACCCATTGTATGAAAATAGTATTGCCTACAAAGGTcttcaaaatgatttaaaaaatgaagaagCTAAGATTAGAGAAAGAAggg CATATCCTACGCCAAATTATGAAGTTTTACACATTGAACAAGTCGAAAAGATAACCTCTGAGAAATACTTCAGTAGTCGCTCAAAAGATTATCTACATAGATATTATGGGCATTGTAATACATCTACTGACATCAAAGAAGCTAACTTCTTTGGAAA taaaaatcaaTTCATAGTAGCTGGATCAGAtgatggtttattttttgtatgggATAAAcatacagaaaataatttactctTACTAAAAGGCGATAGTTCAATTGTAAATTGTGTACAACCACATCCTTCAGAATTTATGTTGGCAACTAGCGGTATTGATAATGAAGTCAAATTATGGAGTCCATTGTCAGAT gaCGTGGATAATGCATTTaaagtagaaaattataaaagaacagCTAGGATAAACCAAAGTCGTATGATGGCTGATCCATTTgacataataatgaataatatgagGAGGGATATACTAGAAGGAAATGAAAGTCATGAGTTTCATACTGTCCGTGAACAATATGGAGTTGATCCATTATCTGATGATTTTGATTGTCTTATGAGttga
- the LOC114127805 gene encoding conserved oligomeric Golgi complex subunit 2 isoform X1 has protein sequence MDTYNTDNISLVFDMQTFSKESFSVDEFLTENRNKMTLENMRVEMGIFLKDLRTKMINSLNDDCDKYFHLSRGLIGIDQQLATIKPGLSLLSNSVNEAKKNLENTLCYLDNEILLNKKLCEDKQAYHAIIKVQKSLEKLNELLLDQNDYNLIILTRAVAEYNQLSSSMTQCKNILKTVHLKKQTMLNNLLINKLNEAFVSSVSTNTNTVKRFLELYLSLGKITYAEDVCRTDVVTPALKSILNENYLRSCKDGLRELYSHCYEFLQKDLKYLLQAAEEQNNISNKFGKFNFVSKSFWPVIFDQVKNNLQCIYNFREPDIFIKNYKVTFNEFMKHLVELSISQHESEPLNQVQSWNDFKKCWNLPIYYQYRFQEIGFCAENVMNHESYEPCNDETFKLKVTKTVWDSMCSCLDPNIFIHQLSHRFFKLILQLISRYQTWAEDANIKSKTDLKNFSTRIKFLEDLESDLNVFCIKLNDIYFMFEELLRTKVPADVLEIQKSSIVNGNLSTLINDLSKCKVKSVTDEAMSHVIRVTDVPRLFRHTNRDYPTEPCAYMKSIVVTLKTLQNKNCKKQVLDHIVTQYVAYVDDVMKAIKKTEESLRKLKKIRDPNYKVNSDDDKIRFQLSLDIDYLLLSIGSMNLPEVNDIELKLDTAKQTILVDKVS, from the exons atggATACTTACAATACCGACAACATTTCTTTGGTGTTTGATATGCAGACATTTTCAAAG gaatCATTTTCTGTAGATGAATTTTTAACAGaaaatcgtaataaaatgACACTAGAAAACATGCGAGTTGAAATGGGAATTTTTCTTAAAGATCTACGcactaaaatgataaattcacTCAATGATGATTGTGAcaagtattttcatttatcaaGGGGATTAATTGGTATTGATCAGCAATTGGCAACCATAAAACCAGgattaagtttattaagtaACTCTGTTAAT gAAGCTAAAAAGAATTTAGAGAATACATTGTGTTACCtggataatgaaatattattaaataaaaaattgtgtgaAGATAAACAGGCATATCATGCTATTATCAAAGTTCAAAAatctttagaaaaattaaatgaattattattggatcaaaacgattataatttaatcattttaactcGAGCTGTGGCTGAATATAATCAGCTTTCATCAAGTATGACACaatgtaaaaacatattgAAAACTGTGCATTTAAag aaacaaacaatgctgaataatttattaataaacaaattaaatgaagCATTTGTGTCTTCTGTGTCAACAAACACAAATACGGTAAAGCGTTTCCTTGAACTGTATTTGTCTTTAGGTAAGATAACATATGCTGAAGATGTATGCAGGACTGATGTTGTGACACCAGCATTGAAGTCTATActgaatgaaaattatttacggAGTTGTAAAGATGGTTTAAGAGAATTATACAGTCATTGTTATGAATTCCTTCAAAaagatttgaaatatttgctTCAAGCTGCagaagaacaaaataatat aaGTAACAAGTTTGGCAAGttcaattttgtttcaaaaagcTTCTGGCCTGTTATATTTgatcaagtaaaaaataatttacagtgcATTTATAACTTCAGAGAacctgatatttttataaaa aattataaagtaacatttaatgaatttatgaaaCATTTGGTCGAATTATCTATCTCACAACATGAAAGTGAACCATTAAACCAAGTACAAAGTtggaatgattttaaaaaatgctgGAATTTgccaatttattatcaatatcg ttTTCAAGAGATTGGATTTTGTGCGGAAAATGTTATGAATCACGAAAGTTATGAGCCATGTAATGatgaaacatttaaactaaaagTCACAAAAACAGTATGGGATTCTATGTGTTCTTGTTTAGACccaaatatattcatacatcAATTGAGCCACAG atttttcaaattaatattacagttaatatCTCGATATCAGACTTGGGCAGAAGATGCTAATATCAAATCTAAAACTGATTTGAAAAACTTTAGTACTCGTATTAAATTTCTTGAGGATTTAGAAAgtgatttaaatgtattttgtattaaattaaatgatatatattttatgtttgaagaATTATTGCGTACAAAGGTACCTGCTGATGTCttagaaatacaaaaaagtag TATTGTAAATGGAAATTTAAGCACattgataaatgatttaaGCAAGTGTAAAGTGAAATCTGTGACAGATGAAGCAATGTCTCATGTAATAAGAGTAACTGATGTTCCAAGGTTGTTCAGACATACAAATCGAGATTATCCAACTGAACCATGTGCTTATATGAAATCAATTGtagtaacattaaaaacactgcagaataaaaattgtaaaaaacaaGTATTAGATCATATAGTAACACA atatgtgGCTTATGTTGATGATGTAATgaaagctataaaaaaaacagaagAAAGCTTAAGGAAACTGAAGAAAATTAGAGATCCAAACTACAAAGTTAATTCTGATGACGATAAAATTCGTTTCCAGTTATCATTAGATATAGACTACTTGTTACTGtct attGGCAGTATGAATTTACCAGAAGTAAATGATATTGAATTAAAGTTGGACACTGCAAAACAAACAATCCTTGTTGATAaagtatcataa
- the LOC114127805 gene encoding conserved oligomeric Golgi complex subunit 2 isoform X2 — protein sequence MDSAFNACSACAVNESFSVDEFLTENRNKMTLENMRVEMGIFLKDLRTKMINSLNDDCDKYFHLSRGLIGIDQQLATIKPGLSLLSNSVNEAKKNLENTLCYLDNEILLNKKLCEDKQAYHAIIKVQKSLEKLNELLLDQNDYNLIILTRAVAEYNQLSSSMTQCKNILKTVHLKKQTMLNNLLINKLNEAFVSSVSTNTNTVKRFLELYLSLGKITYAEDVCRTDVVTPALKSILNENYLRSCKDGLRELYSHCYEFLQKDLKYLLQAAEEQNNISNKFGKFNFVSKSFWPVIFDQVKNNLQCIYNFREPDIFIKNYKVTFNEFMKHLVELSISQHESEPLNQVQSWNDFKKCWNLPIYYQYRFQEIGFCAENVMNHESYEPCNDETFKLKVTKTVWDSMCSCLDPNIFIHQLSHRFFKLILQLISRYQTWAEDANIKSKTDLKNFSTRIKFLEDLESDLNVFCIKLNDIYFMFEELLRTKVPADVLEIQKSSIVNGNLSTLINDLSKCKVKSVTDEAMSHVIRVTDVPRLFRHTNRDYPTEPCAYMKSIVVTLKTLQNKNCKKQVLDHIVTQYVAYVDDVMKAIKKTEESLRKLKKIRDPNYKVNSDDDKIRFQLSLDIDYLLLSIGSMNLPEVNDIELKLDTAKQTILVDKVS from the exons gaatCATTTTCTGTAGATGAATTTTTAACAGaaaatcgtaataaaatgACACTAGAAAACATGCGAGTTGAAATGGGAATTTTTCTTAAAGATCTACGcactaaaatgataaattcacTCAATGATGATTGTGAcaagtattttcatttatcaaGGGGATTAATTGGTATTGATCAGCAATTGGCAACCATAAAACCAGgattaagtttattaagtaACTCTGTTAAT gAAGCTAAAAAGAATTTAGAGAATACATTGTGTTACCtggataatgaaatattattaaataaaaaattgtgtgaAGATAAACAGGCATATCATGCTATTATCAAAGTTCAAAAatctttagaaaaattaaatgaattattattggatcaaaacgattataatttaatcattttaactcGAGCTGTGGCTGAATATAATCAGCTTTCATCAAGTATGACACaatgtaaaaacatattgAAAACTGTGCATTTAAag aaacaaacaatgctgaataatttattaataaacaaattaaatgaagCATTTGTGTCTTCTGTGTCAACAAACACAAATACGGTAAAGCGTTTCCTTGAACTGTATTTGTCTTTAGGTAAGATAACATATGCTGAAGATGTATGCAGGACTGATGTTGTGACACCAGCATTGAAGTCTATActgaatgaaaattatttacggAGTTGTAAAGATGGTTTAAGAGAATTATACAGTCATTGTTATGAATTCCTTCAAAaagatttgaaatatttgctTCAAGCTGCagaagaacaaaataatat aaGTAACAAGTTTGGCAAGttcaattttgtttcaaaaagcTTCTGGCCTGTTATATTTgatcaagtaaaaaataatttacagtgcATTTATAACTTCAGAGAacctgatatttttataaaa aattataaagtaacatttaatgaatttatgaaaCATTTGGTCGAATTATCTATCTCACAACATGAAAGTGAACCATTAAACCAAGTACAAAGTtggaatgattttaaaaaatgctgGAATTTgccaatttattatcaatatcg ttTTCAAGAGATTGGATTTTGTGCGGAAAATGTTATGAATCACGAAAGTTATGAGCCATGTAATGatgaaacatttaaactaaaagTCACAAAAACAGTATGGGATTCTATGTGTTCTTGTTTAGACccaaatatattcatacatcAATTGAGCCACAG atttttcaaattaatattacagttaatatCTCGATATCAGACTTGGGCAGAAGATGCTAATATCAAATCTAAAACTGATTTGAAAAACTTTAGTACTCGTATTAAATTTCTTGAGGATTTAGAAAgtgatttaaatgtattttgtattaaattaaatgatatatattttatgtttgaagaATTATTGCGTACAAAGGTACCTGCTGATGTCttagaaatacaaaaaagtag TATTGTAAATGGAAATTTAAGCACattgataaatgatttaaGCAAGTGTAAAGTGAAATCTGTGACAGATGAAGCAATGTCTCATGTAATAAGAGTAACTGATGTTCCAAGGTTGTTCAGACATACAAATCGAGATTATCCAACTGAACCATGTGCTTATATGAAATCAATTGtagtaacattaaaaacactgcagaataaaaattgtaaaaaacaaGTATTAGATCATATAGTAACACA atatgtgGCTTATGTTGATGATGTAATgaaagctataaaaaaaacagaagAAAGCTTAAGGAAACTGAAGAAAATTAGAGATCCAAACTACAAAGTTAATTCTGATGACGATAAAATTCGTTTCCAGTTATCATTAGATATAGACTACTTGTTACTGtct attGGCAGTATGAATTTACCAGAAGTAAATGATATTGAATTAAAGTTGGACACTGCAAAACAAACAATCCTTGTTGATAaagtatcataa